The following are from one region of the Polaribacter marinaquae genome:
- a CDS encoding LytR/AlgR family response regulator transcription factor has protein sequence MLKAVIIDDEPKAIQGLSWELSNFENEISIAATFNEPEEALKYLAVNEIDCLFLDIEMPTMDGFQFLSKLTTKNFAVVITTAYNEYAIKALKNEAIDYLLKPIDTDDLEETIAKVKKHNLRSINSNDIEKVLLNFNDKQTTKKITLSTDGKLIFLEPSEITFIASDGNYSTIFTDDNKKIVVTKKIKEIHSLLPQNVFFRIHNSYVINLNKVKEYLKTDGYVVLENNHKIPVSRSKKTEFLEKF, from the coding sequence ATGTTAAAAGCTGTTATTATAGATGATGAACCGAAAGCCATACAAGGCTTATCTTGGGAATTGTCTAATTTTGAAAATGAAATTAGTATTGCCGCTACCTTTAATGAGCCCGAAGAGGCTTTAAAATATTTAGCTGTTAACGAAATCGATTGTCTATTTTTAGACATCGAAATGCCTACAATGGATGGATTTCAGTTTTTAAGTAAATTAACAACTAAGAATTTTGCAGTTGTAATTACGACTGCTTATAACGAATACGCAATAAAGGCGCTTAAAAACGAAGCTATTGATTATCTTTTAAAACCTATTGATACAGATGATTTAGAAGAAACTATCGCTAAAGTAAAAAAGCATAATTTACGATCTATAAATTCTAACGATATAGAAAAAGTGTTATTGAATTTTAATGACAAACAGACTACAAAAAAAATTACGCTTAGCACAGACGGTAAACTTATTTTTTTAGAACCGTCTGAAATTACATTTATTGCTTCTGACGGAAATTACTCAACAATTTTTACCGATGACAACAAAAAAATAGTGGTAACTAAGAAGATAAAAGAAATTCATTCCTTATTACCACAAAACGTTTTCTTTAGAATCCATAATTCTTATGTTATCAATTTAAATAAAGTAAAAGAATACTTAAAAACCGATGGTTATGTTGTGTTAGAAAACAATCATAAAATACCGGTTTCTAGAAGTAAAAAAACAGAATTCTTAGAAAAATTTTAA
- a CDS encoding acyltransferase: MKDFFAHETAVIDTDCTIGKDTKIWHFSHIMSNCVIGKGCNIGQNVVVSPKVVLGSNVKVQNNVSIYTGVICEDDVFLGPSMVFTNVINPRSAIKRKDEYKTTVVKKGASIGANATIVCGNNIGKYAFVGAGAVVTKEVLPYALVVGNPSKQIGWVSEYGHRLIFDDNGFAVCKESNQKYQLKNNIVIQLKND; encoded by the coding sequence TTGAAAGATTTTTTTGCACACGAAACAGCTGTTATAGATACAGATTGCACAATTGGCAAAGACACTAAGATTTGGCATTTTAGCCACATAATGTCTAATTGTGTTATCGGTAAAGGTTGTAATATTGGTCAGAATGTTGTGGTTTCGCCTAAAGTTGTTTTGGGTAGTAATGTAAAAGTGCAAAATAACGTTTCTATTTATACGGGTGTTATTTGCGAAGATGATGTTTTTCTTGGGCCTTCTATGGTTTTTACAAACGTAATAAATCCAAGAAGTGCAATTAAAAGAAAAGACGAATATAAAACTACAGTTGTAAAAAAAGGTGCTAGTATTGGTGCTAATGCAACCATTGTTTGTGGTAATAATATAGGTAAATATGCTTTTGTTGGCGCAGGAGCCGTTGTTACTAAAGAGGTTTTACCATATGCTTTAGTAGTTGGCAACCCTTCTAAACAAATTGGTTGGGTAAGCGAATATGGGCATAGATTAATTTTCGATGATAACGGTTTTGCCGTTTGTAAAGAGAGTAATCAGAAATATCAATTAAAAAATAATATAGTTATACAGTTAAAAAATGATTAA
- a CDS encoding TolC family protein — protein MKTKLILFVALCTSIATFSQKKWTLREAVNQALAKNISIQQNKLSVELAKKDVEIAKGNFLPNLNGSSSGRFGFGSFIDNISNARISTDNFNASFDLSSSATLFNGFRNTNTYKQAQLGVESSLLDLKQIENDISLRVVNTFLNVLFAKENLEVAKVQAEISKKQIDAAKARFDAGVIAKGELLNFQSTAANDVQNVILQENALDLALLNLAQLLQEPAENFDVAPIEVASPSSDLLYANSSSVFQKSLNYMPEIARAKLAIDNANFNIELTKGAFLPTVTAFAGMGTGYSHRFNEIFTNDYFFKQLNDNLGYNVGVSLNIPIFNRFQTKNRLAQSKINKEISETRLESQKLALKQTIEQAFLDVKSSLKAYEAAKISLEAQKEAFKNAQERYNYGAMTLFDFDLVRTRLVNAEGAMIRSKYDYVFKTKVLQFYSGELVF, from the coding sequence TTGAAAACCAAACTTATTTTATTTGTAGCCCTTTGTACCTCAATAGCTACTTTTTCACAAAAAAAATGGACATTAAGAGAAGCTGTAAATCAAGCTTTAGCCAAAAACATATCTATACAACAGAATAAGTTAAGTGTAGAATTGGCAAAAAAAGATGTAGAAATTGCAAAAGGTAATTTTTTACCAAACTTAAATGGTAGTTCTTCTGGTAGATTTGGTTTCGGTTCTTTTATTGATAATATTAGTAATGCAAGAATTTCTACGGATAACTTTAATGCTTCTTTTGATTTAAGTTCTAGTGCAACCTTATTTAACGGTTTTAGAAATACAAATACATATAAACAAGCTCAACTTGGTGTAGAGTCTAGTTTATTAGATTTAAAACAAATAGAAAATGATATTTCTTTAAGAGTTGTAAATACTTTTTTAAATGTATTATTTGCTAAAGAGAACCTAGAAGTCGCAAAAGTACAAGCAGAAATTAGTAAAAAACAAATTGATGCTGCAAAAGCTAGATTTGATGCAGGTGTAATTGCCAAAGGAGAACTTTTAAATTTTCAGTCTACAGCAGCTAATGATGTACAAAATGTAATTTTACAAGAAAATGCATTAGACTTGGCATTATTAAACTTAGCACAATTGTTACAAGAACCTGCAGAGAATTTTGACGTTGCACCGATAGAAGTTGCATCACCGTCGTCAGATTTGTTGTATGCGAATTCTTCATCAGTATTTCAAAAATCTTTAAATTATATGCCGGAAATAGCAAGAGCTAAATTGGCAATTGACAATGCAAATTTTAATATAGAACTTACCAAAGGTGCTTTTTTACCTACTGTAACTGCTTTTGCAGGTATGGGAACAGGTTACAGTCATAGATTTAATGAAATTTTTACAAACGATTATTTTTTCAAACAACTAAATGACAATTTAGGTTATAATGTAGGTGTTTCTTTAAACATCCCTATTTTTAATAGATTTCAAACTAAAAATAGATTAGCACAATCTAAAATTAATAAAGAAATCTCAGAAACTAGATTAGAGAGTCAAAAGTTAGCTTTAAAACAAACTATAGAACAAGCCTTTTTAGACGTAAAATCAAGTTTAAAAGCATATGAAGCAGCAAAAATTTCTTTAGAAGCACAAAAAGAAGCTTTTAAAAACGCACAAGAAAGATACAACTACGGTGCAATGACTTTATTCGATTTTGATTTGGTAAGAACAAGGTTGGTAAATGCAGAAGGGGCAATGATTCGTTCTAAATACGATTACGTGTTCAAAACAAAAGTATTACAATTCTATTCAGGAGAATTAGTTTTTTAA
- the cyoE gene encoding heme o synthase, with translation MNSTVISDKKTSMQSIISDLKQLAKVGLSLSVVFSSIAGYLLAVETVSYFTLFLLGLGGFFMVGASNAFNQIIEKDTDAIMKRTQNRPLPTGRMSVNVALTIAVLFTIFGLAILYSINPKSALFGAISIFLYTCVYTPLKSVTPLTVFVGAIPGAIPFMLGWVAATNNFGIEAGFLFMIQFFWQFPHFWAIGWLQFEEYKKAGFNMLPMGSKDKGAIKQIIFYTVIMILVSIAPVLKVSGSFYIHPITAIIVALFGVMMLFYGVKLYKSEDNIDARKLMLSSVLYITVVQIIYVVDKFLH, from the coding sequence ATGAATTCAACAGTTATTTCCGATAAGAAAACATCTATGCAAAGTATTATTTCAGACCTAAAACAATTAGCAAAAGTTGGTTTGTCTTTAAGTGTTGTGTTTTCTTCTATTGCAGGATATTTGTTAGCAGTAGAAACTGTGAGCTATTTTACACTCTTTCTTTTAGGTTTAGGTGGTTTTTTTATGGTTGGTGCATCTAATGCATTTAATCAAATTATAGAAAAAGATACAGATGCTATAATGAAACGTACACAAAATAGACCTTTACCAACAGGTAGAATGTCTGTAAACGTCGCGTTAACAATTGCAGTTTTATTCACAATTTTTGGTTTGGCAATTTTGTACAGTATAAACCCTAAATCTGCATTGTTTGGCGCAATATCTATATTCTTATACACTTGTGTTTATACGCCTTTAAAATCTGTAACACCATTAACTGTTTTTGTGGGTGCAATACCAGGTGCAATACCATTTATGTTAGGTTGGGTTGCTGCAACAAACAATTTTGGTATAGAAGCAGGGTTTTTATTTATGATTCAGTTTTTTTGGCAATTCCCGCATTTTTGGGCGATTGGATGGTTGCAATTTGAAGAGTATAAAAAAGCAGGATTTAATATGTTGCCAATGGGTTCTAAAGACAAAGGCGCAATTAAACAAATTATTTTCTACACAGTAATAATGATCTTGGTATCAATAGCACCTGTGTTAAAAGTTTCTGGTTCATTTTATATTCACCCAATAACAGCTATAATAGTTGCTTTATTTGGTGTGATGATGCTTTTTTACGGAGTAAAATTATATAAAAGTGAAGATAATATTGATGCAAGAAAGTTAATGTTATCGAGTGTTTTGTACATAACAGTAGTACAAATTATATATGTGGTAGATAAATTTTTACATTAA
- a CDS encoding gliding motility protein RemB, with translation MIKKFFLLVLILPSLFYAQSERYPVFDGCKGSEITSIENCFYETTKKHFFAEFKTPAIVENEQYKGTANVLFIVTKEGDFEVIYVNTPYQEIKKEVLRAFKVFTRITPAKYNNRSVEMQFELPIQFPIVKNNKETKAPIKKSILTSKEDLSITVEKSRLADSVFLEHNSLLNIPFTHQNYVDYEFALHKASGTHTASKPYVYNEINKYLDLSKEKTKFLKPNKESWLGRKLWNEHLLQVKKKDFWLTLDFLVDVQLGKDNSDVSYTYNNSRILTVNGGLGDKFSYSATVYESQARFADYVNSFISSRSFLTRPKNSDGLVPGRGKAKAFKDDAFDYPVAEGYLAFQPNKFMQFQFGNGRNFIGDGYRSFILSDVSAPTTYLKMKVDFWKLQYTNVWMWNTEPSISSASNPNEHARKYIAAHYLSLSLTEKLNIGFFETAISTGENGFDAAFFNPVIFYRSVEFNRGEDSGNAIIGLTGKYKLNNNVSLYSQLIVDEFSVGNLNDLGKWQNKFAYQLGAKYFDAFNVDDLFLQLEYNYARPYTFAHKTPILNYGNYSQPMGHLWGANFYEAIAIARYKKDRWSFSGKLTIGKKGFDFEDEAISYGGNIYQSYEDRFSDVGNELAQGNTANIFIADLQGNYLINPSNRLSLFAGFTYRKFSPKVSTQTYSEGNTVWFSAGIRADLFNWYLDF, from the coding sequence ATGATTAAAAAATTTTTCCTTTTAGTTTTAATATTACCTTCTTTATTTTATGCTCAGTCAGAGAGGTATCCTGTTTTTGATGGTTGTAAAGGATCAGAAATAACATCCATAGAAAACTGTTTTTACGAAACCACAAAAAAACATTTTTTTGCAGAGTTTAAAACACCTGCAATTGTAGAAAATGAACAATATAAAGGTACAGCAAATGTTTTATTTATAGTAACTAAAGAAGGTGATTTTGAGGTTATCTATGTAAACACACCGTATCAAGAAATAAAGAAAGAAGTTTTAAGAGCTTTTAAGGTTTTTACAAGAATTACTCCTGCAAAATATAATAATAGAAGTGTAGAAATGCAATTTGAATTGCCAATTCAGTTTCCGATTGTAAAAAATAATAAAGAAACCAAGGCACCAATAAAAAAGAGTATTTTGACTTCGAAAGAAGATTTATCTATAACTGTAGAAAAAAGTAGATTGGCAGATTCTGTTTTTTTAGAACACAATAGCTTGTTAAATATTCCTTTTACACATCAAAATTATGTAGATTATGAATTTGCATTGCACAAGGCTAGTGGTACGCATACAGCTTCTAAACCTTATGTTTATAATGAGATAAATAAATATTTAGATTTAAGTAAAGAGAAAACAAAGTTTTTAAAACCGAATAAAGAGTCTTGGTTGGGTAGAAAACTATGGAATGAACATTTACTGCAAGTAAAAAAGAAAGATTTTTGGTTGACTTTGGATTTTTTAGTTGATGTACAATTAGGAAAAGACAATTCTGATGTTTCTTATACATATAACAACTCTAGAATATTAACTGTTAATGGGGGTTTGGGTGATAAGTTTTCTTATTCTGCAACGGTTTATGAAAGTCAGGCAAGATTTGCAGATTATGTAAATAGCTTTATTAGTAGCAGATCTTTTTTAACTAGACCCAAAAATTCTGATGGTTTAGTTCCTGGTAGAGGAAAAGCGAAGGCTTTTAAAGATGATGCATTCGATTATCCTGTTGCAGAAGGTTATTTAGCTTTTCAACCAAATAAATTTATGCAATTTCAATTTGGTAATGGTAGAAATTTTATTGGTGACGGTTACAGATCTTTTATTTTATCGGATGTTTCTGCACCAACCACTTACTTAAAGATGAAAGTAGATTTTTGGAAATTGCAATACACAAATGTTTGGATGTGGAATACAGAGCCATCAATTTCATCTGCTTCCAATCCTAACGAGCATGCTAGAAAATATATTGCAGCACATTATTTAAGTTTAAGTTTAACAGAGAAATTAAATATCGGATTCTTTGAAACAGCAATATCTACAGGAGAAAATGGTTTTGATGCAGCGTTTTTTAATCCGGTGATATTTTATAGATCCGTAGAATTTAATAGAGGAGAAGATTCTGGTAATGCTATTATTGGTTTAACAGGTAAATACAAGTTAAATAACAATGTTTCTTTATACTCTCAATTAATTGTTGATGAATTTTCAGTTGGAAATTTAAATGACTTAGGGAAATGGCAAAACAAATTTGCGTATCAATTAGGTGCAAAATACTTTGATGCATTTAATGTTGATGATTTATTTCTACAGTTAGAATACAATTATGCTAGACCTTATACTTTTGCTCACAAAACACCTATTTTAAATTATGGTAACTATAGCCAACCAATGGGGCATTTGTGGGGAGCAAACTTTTATGAAGCAATTGCAATTGCAAGATATAAGAAAGATAGATGGTCTTTTAGTGGTAAGTTAACCATAGGTAAAAAAGGATTTGACTTTGAAGATGAAGCAATTAGTTATGGTGGTAACATTTATCAATCTTATGAAGATAGATTTAGCGATGTTGGTAATGAATTGGCACAAGGTAATACTGCAAATATTTTTATTGCAGATTTACAAGGTAATTATTTAATCAACCCGTCTAATCGACTAAGTTTATTTGCAGGCTTTACATACAGAAAGTTTTCGCCAAAAGTTTCTACTCAAACATATTCTGAAGGAAATACAGTATGGTTTTCTGCTGGAATACGAGCAGATTTATTTAATTGGTATTTAGATTTTTAA
- a CDS encoding SCO family protein, which translates to MNKKYSFIGIAFIILLFGIYTVPKVVDRFKDSDLVKFNKVPSFEFTNQEGKTITNKNFEGKVHVVEFFFSTCPTICPIMNQKMLTIQDEFFGNPNFGIASISITPEIDTPEVLKEYAKSNGITHKNWHLLTGKNDDVVYALSNKGFKLYAGKGDEEHGGFEHSGLFALVDKDGYIRSRKDEYGNPIMYYRAIEEQTFPDQIKELKEDIKTLLNE; encoded by the coding sequence ATGAACAAAAAATATTCTTTTATCGGTATTGCATTTATCATTTTGCTATTTGGTATTTACACTGTGCCTAAAGTTGTAGACAGATTTAAAGATTCTGATTTGGTAAAATTTAATAAAGTACCAAGTTTTGAATTTACAAACCAAGAAGGTAAAACAATTACTAATAAAAATTTTGAAGGTAAAGTGCATGTAGTAGAGTTTTTCTTTTCTACTTGTCCTACTATTTGTCCCATAATGAACCAGAAAATGTTAACCATTCAAGATGAATTTTTTGGGAATCCTAACTTCGGAATAGCTTCTATATCTATTACTCCAGAAATCGATACACCAGAAGTTTTAAAAGAATATGCAAAATCAAACGGAATTACACATAAAAATTGGCATCTGCTAACAGGTAAAAATGATGATGTAGTTTATGCACTTTCTAATAAAGGATTTAAATTATATGCCGGAAAAGGAGACGAAGAACATGGTGGTTTTGAGCATTCGGGTTTATTTGCGCTTGTAGATAAAGACGGTTACATTCGCTCTAGAAAAGATGAGTATGGTAATCCTATTATGTATTACAGGGCTATAGAAGAACAAACTTTTCCTGATCAGATTAAAGAATTGAAAGAAGACATTAAAACTTTATTAAATGAATAA
- a CDS encoding cytochrome C oxidase subunit IV family protein: MAHAHESNTKRIWIVFGILSVITLVEVYLGIIKPDALHLHGPGTSWLNWIFIILTLAKAYGIAWVFMHLEGEKKWFRRSIVWSGVFLICYLVTLLLIEGGYLFDTLSPLVKW; this comes from the coding sequence ATGGCACACGCACACGAATCAAACACAAAGAGAATATGGATCGTTTTTGGTATTCTTTCTGTAATAACTTTAGTAGAGGTTTATTTAGGTATTATTAAACCAGATGCTTTACACTTACATGGTCCAGGAACTAGTTGGTTAAATTGGATTTTTATAATCTTAACTTTAGCAAAGGCTTATGGTATTGCTTGGGTTTTTATGCATTTAGAAGGAGAAAAGAAATGGTTTAGAAGATCAATAGTTTGGTCTGGAGTTTTTCTAATTTGCTATTTAGTAACCTTACTCTTAATAGAAGGAGGCTATTTATTCGATACATTATCACCACTTGTAAAATGGTAA
- a CDS encoding cytochrome c oxidase subunit 3, with protein sequence MEANIAVPTDKKETWSGGGVKPFGASYGKMMMWFFILSDALTFSGFLAAYGLTRFKFIDSWPIADEVFTHVPFVHGEFPMIYVAIMTFILIFSSVTMVLAVDAGHQMKKNKVAWYMFATIIGGIIFVGSQAWEWNTFIKGSYGAVKTTDGKVLQFVKDGKQIALADFVIGERTDDRVEHTRKNGLWFQSEETIATYSVAQVLAAYNANPDIQVRTELIDNKKKTILSREEGSLQLAKTKMVVEGANLKANEYGNTIFADFFFFITGFHGFHVLSGIIINIIIFFNVILGTYEKRGHYEMVEKVGLYWHFVDLVWVFVFTFFYLV encoded by the coding sequence ATGGAAGCAAATATTGCTGTACCAACTGACAAAAAAGAAACCTGGAGCGGTGGTGGTGTAAAACCATTTGGCGCTAGTTATGGTAAAATGATGATGTGGTTTTTCATCTTATCAGATGCATTAACATTTTCAGGGTTTTTAGCTGCTTATGGTTTAACTCGTTTTAAATTTATCGACTCTTGGCCAATAGCAGATGAGGTTTTTACTCACGTACCTTTTGTACACGGAGAATTTCCAATGATTTACGTTGCTATTATGACGTTTATCTTAATATTTTCATCTGTAACAATGGTATTAGCAGTAGACGCTGGTCATCAAATGAAAAAAAATAAAGTAGCATGGTATATGTTTGCTACAATTATTGGAGGTATTATTTTTGTTGGTTCGCAAGCTTGGGAATGGAATACTTTTATTAAAGGTTCTTATGGTGCTGTTAAAACTACAGATGGTAAAGTTTTACAATTTGTAAAAGACGGTAAACAAATTGCTTTAGCAGATTTTGTTATCGGAGAAAGAACAGATGATAGGGTAGAGCACACTAGAAAAAATGGTTTATGGTTTCAAAGTGAAGAAACAATTGCTACTTATTCTGTAGCACAAGTTTTGGCTGCTTACAACGCTAACCCAGATATTCAAGTAAGAACAGAATTAATAGACAACAAGAAAAAAACAATATTATCTAGAGAAGAAGGTTCTTTACAACTGGCTAAAACTAAAATGGTAGTTGAAGGGGCAAACTTAAAAGCAAATGAGTATGGTAATACAATTTTTGCAGATTTCTTCTTCTTTATTACTGGTTTTCATGGTTTTCACGTATTATCTGGTATAATAATTAATATCATCATCTTTTTTAATGTAATTTTAGGTACATATGAAAAAAGAGGACATTATGAAATGGTAGAAAAAGTTGGTTTATATTGGCACTTTGTAGATTTAGTTTGGGTATTTGTATTTACCTTTTTCTACTTAGTTTAA
- a CDS encoding DUF420 domain-containing protein has protein sequence MNNLAQEKKYKKIITALSIVIPIAVAALFGINLRELGFDVAPLKFLPPIYATINGITAILLIAAVIVIKKGNRKLHEQLNSLAIACSLLFLLMYIAYHMTTDSTTFGGEGVIKYIYYFILITHIVLSVIVIPFVLITYMKAKLGKFPEHKKVAKKTFPIWLYVAVTGVIVYLMISPYYV, from the coding sequence ATGAATAATTTAGCACAAGAAAAAAAATATAAAAAGATTATTACAGCTTTATCTATAGTAATTCCTATTGCTGTAGCCGCATTATTTGGTATCAACTTAAGAGAATTAGGTTTTGATGTAGCTCCTTTAAAGTTTTTGCCACCTATTTATGCAACTATAAATGGTATTACAGCAATACTTTTAATTGCAGCAGTAATTGTAATTAAAAAAGGAAACAGAAAATTACATGAACAACTTAATAGCCTTGCAATTGCATGTTCTCTTTTATTTTTACTAATGTATATAGCTTATCACATGACAACAGATTCTACTACTTTTGGTGGAGAAGGTGTTATTAAATATATATATTATTTTATTTTGATTACTCATATTGTGTTATCTGTTATCGTGATTCCTTTTGTGTTAATAACATACATGAAAGCAAAATTGGGTAAATTTCCAGAACATAAAAAAGTAGCAAAAAAAACATTCCCTATTTGGCTTTATGTTGCAGTTACAGGGGTTATAGTCTATCTAATGATATCTCCTTATTATGTATAA
- a CDS encoding cytochrome c oxidase subunit 3: protein MEEQTLQQELTVARKKSAKPMLWVSMISMVMFFAGLTSAYVISMKRDDWVTFDLPIAFYTSTALIILSSITLILSQRFLKQNKRQLSLIFVLVTLILGIAFIWQQYEGFNELKSLGLYFTGPGSTVSTSFIIGITLMHVFHLIAGVIVLFVVIYNHFKYKYKPNDLLGFELGAIFWHFVDILWIYLFFFFYFIR from the coding sequence ATGGAAGAACAAACATTACAACAAGAACTAACTGTTGCTAGAAAAAAATCTGCAAAACCAATGTTGTGGGTTTCGATGATTAGTATGGTTATGTTTTTTGCGGGTTTAACAAGTGCTTATGTAATAAGCATGAAAAGAGATGATTGGGTTACTTTTGATTTGCCAATTGCATTTTATACAAGTACAGCACTAATTATATTAAGTAGCATTACATTAATTTTATCTCAAAGATTTTTAAAACAAAATAAAAGACAATTATCGCTTATATTTGTATTAGTAACACTTATTTTAGGTATCGCTTTTATTTGGCAACAATATGAAGGTTTTAACGAACTAAAAAGTCTTGGTTTGTATTTTACAGGACCAGGTAGCACAGTGTCTACATCGTTTATAATTGGTATTACATTAATGCACGTTTTTCACCTGATAGCTGGTGTTATTGTGCTTTTTGTTGTTATTTATAATCATTTTAAATATAAATATAAACCAAATGATTTGCTGGGGTTTGAACTTGGCGCTATCTTTTGGCATTTTGTAGATATACTATGGATTTATCTATTTTTCTTTTTCTATTTTATTAGGTGA
- the deoC gene encoding deoxyribose-phosphate aldolase — MKINQFLDATYLKTAEQAGITEEENLQNVISLVEEAILYEYKLIMIRANYIKTARRLLNDAKSNVVIGTVIDFPAGNSSLENKISEAKEAINLTADELDFVVDYDAFKNGKISSIKKEIEECTALCLKHNKKAKFIIEVAALSSEEIIVISQLIKEVVIEKFGLENAKNVFVKSSTGFFKTDDNSANGATLETIKLILENAKPLKVKAAGGVKNYEMATKMIDLGVDRIGTSSSKQIINKTQNVNQGY, encoded by the coding sequence ATGAAAATAAATCAATTTTTAGATGCTACCTATTTAAAGACTGCAGAACAAGCTGGTATAACCGAAGAAGAAAACCTTCAAAATGTTATAAGTTTGGTGGAAGAAGCAATTTTATATGAGTATAAATTGATTATGATTCGTGCCAATTATATTAAAACTGCAAGAAGACTTTTAAACGATGCAAAATCAAATGTAGTTATAGGTACTGTTATCGATTTTCCTGCTGGAAACTCATCCTTAGAAAACAAAATTTCAGAAGCAAAAGAAGCTATTAATTTAACTGCAGATGAATTAGATTTTGTTGTAGATTATGATGCGTTTAAAAATGGCAAAATTTCATCAATTAAAAAAGAAATAGAAGAATGCACTGCGCTTTGCCTAAAACATAATAAGAAAGCAAAATTTATTATAGAAGTTGCCGCATTATCTAGTGAAGAAATAATTGTAATTTCACAGCTTATAAAAGAAGTTGTAATTGAAAAGTTTGGATTAGAAAATGCAAAAAATGTATTTGTTAAATCCTCTACAGGTTTTTTTAAAACTGATGATAATTCTGCAAACGGCGCAACTTTAGAAACTATAAAGTTAATTCTAGAAAATGCAAAACCATTAAAGGTTAAAGCAGCTGGCGGAGTTAAAAATTATGAAATGGCAACTAAAATGATAGATTTAGGAGTTGACCGAATAGGAACTTCTTCTTCTAAGCAAATTATAAATAAAACACAGAACGTAAACCAAGGTTATTAA
- a CDS encoding energy transducer TonB, with product MKNLKKLPSKQLEKFSNIFTQLGLVLVLFIVYITLEHETSKKTVAEIKEYSSEKIYLEPTQVFEFVKEVKTNPKPKAIKPQIFIPEEVQKVKNDVVETVIDTSEDEPVIINADDIVEVDIPDEDPVINDVPFINIEDAPVFKGCEGLSKKENKICFDKKMKQFVLRNFDAGLGNELGLHSGIHKIQTQFLIDDKGNVVDVKIRAPHKRLEKEASRLIKKLPKFTPGKQRNRPVRVRYNLPIAFSVE from the coding sequence ATGAAAAACCTTAAAAAACTACCTTCAAAGCAATTAGAGAAATTCTCTAACATTTTTACACAATTAGGTCTTGTACTCGTTCTTTTTATTGTTTATATAACTCTAGAGCACGAAACTTCTAAGAAAACTGTTGCAGAAATTAAAGAGTATTCGTCCGAAAAAATATATTTAGAACCCACACAGGTTTTCGAATTTGTAAAAGAAGTCAAAACAAATCCGAAACCTAAGGCTATAAAACCACAAATTTTTATACCAGAAGAGGTTCAAAAAGTTAAAAATGATGTTGTAGAAACTGTAATAGATACATCAGAAGACGAACCTGTTATTATAAATGCTGATGATATTGTAGAGGTTGATATTCCTGATGAAGATCCAGTAATTAACGATGTACCGTTTATTAATATAGAAGACGCGCCTGTTTTTAAGGGTTGTGAAGGTTTGTCTAAGAAAGAAAATAAAATATGTTTTGATAAAAAAATGAAACAGTTTGTGTTACGTAACTTTGATGCAGGTTTAGGTAATGAATTAGGTTTACACTCTGGGATTCATAAAATTCAGACACAATTTTTAATTGATGACAAAGGAAACGTTGTCGATGTAAAAATTAGAGCACCACACAAAAGGTTAGAAAAAGAAGCAAGTAGATTGATTAAAAAACTGCCTAAATTTACTCCAGGAAAACAAAGAAATAGACCTGTAAGAGTTAGATATAATTTACCCATCGCATTTAGTGTAGAGTAA